The genomic region TGTGGATCGCCATCGAGCTGGCGGTGCGGCTGGTGCTATTCGTGGCGGTCGGCACCGGGCTCATGGAATTGGGATGGATTCCTCGCACCGCGGTTCTGCCCCCAGGGATCTTCACGCTGCAGATGGTGATGACCGGTCTCGCCCTTGTCATCCTGGGTTGGTACTTTGGCCGGCGCCTTCGCGGCTACCCGCTGGGGTACCGCTGGGACCGTTCCGCCGTCCTCGCCGGGATCCTCGGCGGCGTCCTCCTCGTCCCGCTCCTCAGCTTTGGCACGCACCATCTCGATCAGACCCTGACAGGGCAGATCGAGCCGGAGGAGCGGGTGACGGTCGTTGCCTGGGTCCTCCAGATCGTCGCCAATGGCGTGCTCGGCCCGGTGGTGGAGGAGTTCTTCTGGCGAGGGTACATTCAGGGCGAGCTGGGCTTGACGAGGACCGCGCTTCTGTTCGCGGCGAAACACAGCGTCGTCGACTTTTCGCTGGCCCGCCCGACCAGTCTGCTGACCGGGTCGTTCGCGCTAGGCTGGCTGCGGCTGCGCTGGGGCACCGCAGCCTCGACCATCGCTCACCTCATCCTGAACCTGACGGCCAGCATCATGACCCCGCGCATGCCAGGATGACCTGGACCGTCACTGAGCAGGAGCGGTTCCGGGGACGCGGCCTCCGTCAGCGGCTCCGAGGGCTCAAAGCCCTCAGAAGAGGCTCGGGGATCCCCTGCTGTCACGGGGAGACCGACAGGTGCCCGGGAGGCCCCTCCACGAGCGTGCCGATGCGGGCCGCCGCAGGCACCCCTCGATGCTGCAGCGCCGCCTCCAGCCGGTCCACTCGCTCGGGAGGGACGGCCATCAGCAGGCCCCCGGAGGTCTGGGCGTCGGCCAGGAGGATGCGCACCTCCTCGGGGATGGCCTCGTCGAACTGCACCCAGTCCGCCAGGAACTCCAGGTTCCGCGCCGTCCCCCCGGCCACCGCCCCGGCCCGCACCAGGTCGGCCGCCCCGGGCAGGACCGGCACCCGTCCCGCCTCCACCACCGCCGCCACCCCGCTGGCCAGCGCCAGCTCGTGGAGGTGGCCGAGCAGCCCGAACCCGGTGACGTCGGTGCAGGCGTGTACGCCCACCTCCAGCATGGCCTCGGCGGCCCCGCGGTTCAGCACCCCCATCAGCCGGATCGCCGCCTCCGCCGCCTCCACCGACGCCTTCCCCTGCTTGATCCCCGTGGTGATGGCGCCGATGCCGATGGGCTTGGTGAGCACCAGCACGTCGCCCGGCCGCCCCCCGGCGTTCGTCACCACCCGGTCCGGGTGGACCACGCCGGTGACCGCCAGCCCGTACTTCGGCTCGGGGTCGTCGACGGTATGGCCGCCCACGATGAGGACGCCGGCCTCCTGGGCTTTGGCCGCGCCGCCTTGCAGGATCTCGCCGAGCACGGTCAGCGGGAGCTTCCCGCGCGGCCACCCGACGATGTTGAGCCCGAGCAGCGGCCGGGCCCCCTTGGCGTAGACGTCGGAGAGGGCGTTGGCCACGGCGATGGCCCCGTAGTGGTAGGGCTCGTCCACCACCGGCGTGAAGACATCCACCGTCTGCACGAGCGCCAGCTCGTCGGTCAGGCGGTAGACGGCGGCGTCGTCGCCGTGTTCGAACCCCACCAGCAGGCGGGGGTCACTGGGTTGTGGGAGGTGGCGCAGGACCTGCGCCAGGTCGGCCGGGCTGAGCTTCGACGCTCACCCCGCGCAGGCGACCGTGGCCGTGAGGCGGATGCGCTCACGCTGGTCGTCCATCCGCGACCTCCTCTCTGCCGCCCCCGCCGTGCCCGGCAGGGGATCGCCGCGAGGACTTCCGCCGCGGCGGTGCCCCATTCTAGCACCGCCGCCCTCCGCCTGCTATTGATGAGGCGGTGAGCCACGTCCCCTCGTTCGAGACCATCGACCACACCGCCGACGTGGGCCTGGTGGCCTACGGGCGGGACCTGCCGGAACTGTTCGCCAACGCCGCCCGGGGGATGTTCCACTTCATCGTCGACCCGGCCACCGTGGCCGAGCGCGAGACCCGACCGGTGCGCGCGACCGCCGAGGACCTGGAGGGGCTGCTCGTGGCCTGGCTGGCCGAACTGCTGGTCCTGTTCAACGGCGACGGCTTCCTCCCGGCACGCTTCCACGTCGAGACGGTCACCCCCACGTCCCTGGAGGCGCAGGTGGCCGGCGAACCGGTCGACCCGGCGCGCCACGCCTTCCGCCTGGACGTGAAGGCGGTGACCTACCACGGGCTGCGGGTGGAGCGGCAGGACGGCCTCTGGCGCGCCCGGATCATCTTCGACGTGTAGACCGGCCGCGGGGGCGCAACCGCCCGGCCCCGGCGCCCCGGCCGCTGCAAGGTCGCGGCGGGGAGGCCCGGGGAGGCCGTCAGCGCAGGCCCTTCAGCCGCAGGCGCAGGTCGTTGGGGCTGTCCGCGGCGCGCAGCCCGGTCTCGGCGTCGACGAGCCCGGCCTGGATCAGCTCGTAGAGGGCGTGGTCGAAGGTCTGCAGCCCCTCCGCCACGCCGGCGGGCGACTGCATCGCGGTGCGGATGCCGGGCAGGTCGCCCCGGCGCAGCAGCTCCCGCACCCGCGGGGTGGCCAGCAGCACCTCCACCGCCACCACGCGCCCCTGCCCGTCGGCGCGGGGCAGCAGGCGCTGGGCCAGCACCCCGTTCAGCGTGAGGGAGAGCTGCAGGGCCAGCCCGGCGTGCCGCTCCGGCGGGAAGAAGTGCAGCAGCCGCTCCAGCGTCTGCCCGGCGTTGCTGGCGTGGAGGGTGGAGAGCACCAGGTGGCCGGTCTCGGCGAAGTAGACGGCGGCGGCGGCCGTCTCCTCGTCGCGGATCTCGCCGATGAGGATGACGTCAGGGGCCTGGCGCAGGGCGTCGCGCAGGGCCTGGCTGAAGGAGGGGCAGTCCGTGCCCACTTCGCGCTGGCTCACCAGGCTCCGGTGGTCCTCGTGGAGGAACTCGATGGGGTCCTCCACCGTGACGATGTGCCCGGGCCGCTGCCGGTTCCGGTAGTCCACCATGGCCGCGAGCGTGGTGGACTTCCCCGAGCCGGTCTGGCCGGTGACGAGCACGAGCCCCCGCGGCGCCAGCGCCAGCTCCGCCACCGCGGGGGGCAGGCGCAGCTCCTCGAAGGAGGGGATGCGGCTGCGCACGCGCCGGATCACCGCCGCCGGCGTGCCCCGCTGGACGTAGACGTTCACGCGGAAGCGCCCCAGCCCCGGGGCGCTGTAGGCGATGTCGGCGCGCCGGGCCTCCTCGAACTCCCGGCGGTGGCGCTCCTCCATCACCGGGGCGGTCAGCGCCGTCACCGCCGCGGCGTCGAGCGGCGGCGCCTCCACCGGCCGCAGCCCGCCGGCGACGCGCAGGATCGGCGGGCGTCCCACCTTCAGGTAGAGGTCGGAGGCGTCGTGCGCCGCCATCTGCCTCAGCAGGTCGTGGAGGTCCGGCGCCGTCACCGGCGGATCGGGCTGGGGGACGGCGGCTGGAGCGGCGCGGGGCGGTCGTGCAGGAAGGCGTCGCGGTCGACCGCGCGCTTCAGCGCCTCGTCCAGGTGGATGCGCCGCTGCTTCACCAGCGCCTTGAGGGCCTGGTCGAGGCTCTGCATCCCCTCCCGCGCGCCGGTCTGGATGGCCGAGAGCATCTGGTGCGTCTTGTTCTCCCGGATCAGGTTGCGGATGGCCGGCGTGGCCACCATCACCTCCAGGGCGGCCACGCGCCCCGAGCCGTCCAGCGCCGGGACCAGCGTCTGGGCCACCACCCCGAGCAGGGCTTCGGCCAGCTGCGCCCGCACCTGCTCCTGCTGGTGGGGCGGGAAGACGTCCACGATCCGGCTGATGGTCTGGGGGGCGCTGTTGGTGTGCAGCGTGGAGAGGACCAGGTGCCCGGTCTCCGCCGCGGTGATGGCCTGGGCGATGGTCTCCAGGTCGCGCATCTCCCCGACCAGGATGATGTCGGGGTCCTCGCGCAGCGCGCTGCGCAGCGCCGCGCTGAAGGAGTGAGTGTGTACCCCCACCTCGCGCTGGTTGATGCGGCAGCGGCGGGGCGTGTGCACGAACTCGATCGGGTCCTCGATGGTGATGATGTGGTCGTCGCGGTGCGTGTTCATGTGGTCGACCATGGCCGCCAGCGTGGTCGACTTCCCCGACCCGGTGGGGCCGGTCACCAGCACGAGCCCCCGCTCCTTCATCGCCAGGTCCTTGAGCACCGGCGGCATCCCCAGCTCGTCGAGGGTCAGGACGGTGGAGGGGATGAGGCGCAGGACCATGGCCACCCCCAGCCGTTGCACGAAGGCGTTCACCCGGAAGCGGCCGGCGCGGCTCAGCTCGATGGCGAAGTCCAGGTCGCTGGTGGCCTCGAAGCGGGCCTTCTGCTCGTCGGTGAGGATGTCGTAGAGCATCCGGTGGGTCTCGTCGGGTTCCAGCGGAGGCGCCTCCAGGGCGACCAACCGCCCCTGCAGCCGCAGGGCTGGGGGCATGCCGGGGGCCAGGTGCAGGTCCGAGGCGCGGCGCTCGCGGGCCAGGAGCAGCAGGTCGACTATGTCCACGGCGGGAGATCCTGGCGCATCAGCGGGCCTCTGCCGCCTGGGGCCAGGGGAGGGCGAGCCCGGCTAGCGCCAGCCGGACCTCGTCGGGGCTGACGAGGCCGGCCGCCAGGAGCCGCTCGGCCTGGCGGCGCAGGGCGGCCGCCGCGCCGGCAGCGACGTCCGCCACGCGCCCGCCCGTCGCACCGGCGCCTGCGGCGTCGGCGCTCGCCGCGCCGGCCGGACCGGCCGCCACGGGCGCGTAGGCGCTGAGCAGCCGCTCCTCGCTGAACCCCGTGAAGAGGCAGGCGTCGCACCCACGCCCGCCCGCGCGCTCCCCTCGCCCCCCGCAGACCGGACAGAGCAGCCGCACCGGCCGGACGAGCAGCACCCCCTGGACCAGGGCCAGGACCGCGCTCCGGGAGCGTGCCCGGGCACACCGCTCCAGCGCGGCGGCAGCGGTGGGGGAGGCGTCCCCCGCCAGGACGAGCGTCCCGCCCGCCGCTTCCAGCGCGGCGCGCCGCGCGCCGCGGGTGGGCAGGTCATCCACGAGCAGGAGGTCCGGTCCCAACGCCCGCCCCTCGGCGACGGCCCGGGCGTAGCGGGAGCGTGCCTGCATCCCCGGACCGAGGACGATGTGGGGCGTGCGGGGGTAGTCGACCGTCGCCACGGCCTCGACGCACACCAGGCGCGCAGGGGCCCGCGCCGCGGCCAGCGCGTGCAGGACGGCCCGGCGGGCGCGCGGGTCGGGACAGGCCACGAGCACCAGTCCGCGCCCCACGGGCGGGGGGTCCAGCGGGGCGACGCCGAGGGCCTCCAGAGCCGGGGGCGCTTCGCGGAGCGGGTGGAGCACCAGAGCGGCGGCCGTCCCCCACCGCGTGGGCGTGAGCGTCACCTCGACGGTGAGGGTGCTCTGGCCCAGGCGGGTCGTGAAGCTCCCCTGTCCGCTGTCGGCGAGACCCGTCTCCCCCCGCAGGTCGGTGAGGATGTCCTCGTACAGCTCGCGCAGGATGGCCGGTCGGCCGACGGCCACGCCGCGGATGCGGTAGGCGAGCGCCACACGGCTGTCTGCGGCCGGGTCGACGTACATCTCCGTGGCGTCTTGCTGGAGCGCCTGCACCAGGTGGAAGCGCAGGAACTGCCGGGCCGCCGAGACCCCCTCCCCGCCGGCCGGCTCGCCGTCGCGGCGGTGGAAGAGCCGCCCCAGCACCGCCGAGAGGTTGGCCGGGCGGACCAGGGCGCGCTTGACCTCCAGCCCCGTCAGGCGGCGCACCGTCTCCACCGCCTCCTCGTCGGTGGGGTCGACCATCCCCAGGGTCAGCTCGCGCTCGAAGCGCAGGATGGGGACGACGCGGTGCGTGCGCAGGACCTCCTCCGGGAGGAGCCGCACCGCGTCCGGGTCGATGATCTCCGGGGTCAGGAAGACGTAGGGGAACCCGAGGTGGTTGCTCAGCGCCCAGGCCAGGTCGTCCTCGGAGATCCACCCCTGACGCAGGAGGACCTCGCCGATGCGCTCGCCGGTTTCGCGCTGGATGGCCAGGGCGGCGGTGATCTGCTCGGGCGTGACCAGCCCCGCCGAGACCAGGATCTCTCCGAGGCGCATGCGCGCTCCTTTCGCTTCCAGACCCTCTTGCCCAATCCCGCCCGCTCCATAGTCGCCGCCGGCAGGCCGGGTCGCCGGCTGTGGCGTTGGGCGCGGCCGACCTCTACGCCCCGTGACGGTTTGGGCAGGGCACGCCCCGTGACGGTTTGGGCAGGGCCGACGTCTATGCCCCGTCGCGGCTTGGGCAGGGAAGGTGTAGGGCATCCCCGGGGAGGTTTGCGCGTGCAATGGCGGGATCCGACGGAGGCAGCCGGCCCGGGCAGGGCCTCTCGGTCCTGGAGGGCGAGCGCGGGTGGCGCCGGGTCGCGTCCCTGGGCGACGCGCTCCTCGCCGCCGGCCTCCTGACTCCGGAGCAGCTCGTCGAGGCGGCCCGCCGCCAGCAGGAGACCTCGCAGCACCTCGCCCGCGTCATCCTGGAGATGGAGGTGGAGCCGCGCCGCGAGGTGGCCGCGGCCGTGGCGGCGCACCTGGGCGTGGAGTTCGCGACCCTCTCCGACCGGCCGCCGGACGCCCAGCTCCTCGCCCTCGTCCCCGAGCACCTGGCCCGCCGCTACCAGGCTGTCCCGCTGGAGGTCGCCGGCGGGACCCTCCGCCTGGGGATGGTCGACCCCCTCGACGTCGTCGCCCTGGACGACCTGCGCAAGGTGACCGGCCTTGACACCGTCCCCGTCCTCATCACCCCGGAGGACTTCCGCCTGGCCCTGGGACGCTACCCGGCGCTCGACCGGGCCGTGGGCGACGTGCTCGAGGAGGTGCGCCGCGACGAGCCCGAGGGCGAAGCGGCGGTCGGCCACCTGCGGGCGGTGGCCGAAGAGGCGCCCATCGTCCGGCTGGCCCACAGCATCCTGGTGCAGGCCGTCCGGCAGCGGGCCAGCGACATCCACGTCGAGCCGCAGGAGCGGGAGGTGGTGGTGCGCTTCCGGGTGGACGGCACCCTCCACAAGGTCATGGCGGTGCCCATGCAGGCCCACGCCGCGCTGGTCTCCCGCCTGAAGATCATGGCCAACCTGGACATCGCCGAGCGGCGCGTGCCCCAGGACGGGCGCATCGAGATGGCGCTCGACGGGCGCGCGGTGGACCTGCGCGTCTCCACGGTCCCCAGCATGTGGGGCGAGAGCGTGGTCATGCGCATCCTGGACAAGGGCAACGCCATGGTGCCCATTGAGCGCCTGGGCTTCCGCCCGGAGGCCCGGGCCCGCTTCGAGCGGCTCATCGCCAAGCCCTGCGGGCTGATCCTCGTCACCGGCCCCACCGGCAGCGGCAAGACCACCACGCTGTACGCCGCCCTCAACCGCCTGAACCGGCCCGACGTGAAGATCCTCACCATCGAGGACCCGGTGGAGTACCAGCTCCCCGGCATCGTGCAGGTGCAGGTGAACCCGCGGGCCGGCCTCACCTTCGCCCGCGGCCTGCGCGCCTTCCTGCGGCAGGACCCGGACATCATCATGCTGGGGGAGGTCCGCGACGAGGAGACGGCGCGCATCGCCGTGCAGGCCTCGCTCACCGGCCACCTGGTCCTGAGCACGCTCCACACCAACGACGCCCCCAGCGCCGTGACGCGCCTGGCGGACATGGGGATCGAGCCCTTCCTGGTGGGCGCCTCGGTGCTGGGGGTGGTGGCGCAGCGCCTGGTGCGGGCGCTGTGCGTGGAGTGCCGCGAGCCGTACGCGCCGACGCCGGAGGTGCTGGCCCGCCTGGGTCTTGAGCCGGCGGAGGCTCCCGTCGTCTACCGTCCCCGGGGGTGCCCGCGCTGCGGGGGGTTGGGCTACCGGGGGCGCCTCGGGCTGTACGAGGTGATGACGGTGGACGACGCCCTGCGCGACCTGATCGTGCGCGGGGCGGGGGCCGCCGCCCTCCGGGAGGCCGCTCTGGCGGCGGGGATGCGCACCCTGCGCGAGGAGGGCCTGGCCCGGGCCCTGGACGGGACGACCTCGCTGGAGGAGGTCCTGCGCGTCGTCCTCGTCGACTGACCCCGCCCGCCCCTCCGGACCGCCCGCCTCACGGGAGGCGGGCGTTTGTGATTTACGGGGCGGCACAGTAACGTGGGCATGAGGTGACGGTGAGGCCATGCTCGACCTCAGGCTGATCCGGCGGCAGCCGGACCTCCTGCGCGAGACCCTGCGCCGGCGCGGGCTCGATCCGGCGCTGGTCGACCGGGTGCTGGCCCTGGACGAGCGCCGCCGGGCGGTCGTGCAGGAGACCGAGGCGGCGCGGGCCGCCCACAAGCGCCTCTCCGCCGAGGTGGCCCGCCTGGAGGGGGAGGCGCAGGCGGCGCGGCTGGCCGAGGCGCGCGCGCTGGCGGAGCGGCTGCGCGCGCTGGAGGCCGACCTGCGCGCCGCCGACGAGGCGCTGGAGACGGCGGTGCGGGCGCTGCCCAACCTGCTGCACGCGACCGTCCCCCCGGGCGATGCCGCGGCGAACCGCGTCGTCCGCACCTGGGGCGCACCGCCGCAGTTCCCCTTCCCGCCGAAGGACCACGTCGACCTGGGCACGGCGCTCGGCATCCTCGACCTGGAGCGCGGGGCCAAGGTGGCCGGCTCGCGCTTCTACTACCTGCTGGGCGACGGGGCGCTGTTGGAGATGGCCCTGGTGCGCTACGCCCTCGACGTCCTCCTGCGCCATGGCTTCCTGCCGGTGATCCCGCCGGTGCTGGTGCGGCCCCGCGTCATCACCGGCGCCTGGGGCGGCGTGGCCTTCGACCCGCAGCAGACCTACCTGCTGCCGGAGGACGACCTGGCGCTGATCGGCACCTCGGAGCAGAGCCTGGCCGGGCTCTACATGGACGAGACGCTCGAGGCCGACCGGCTGCCGCTGCGCCTCGCCGGCATCTCCTGGTGCTTCCGCCGCGAGGCCGGCTCCTACGGGCGCGACGTGCGCGGCCTCTTCCGCGTCCACCAGTTCGACAAGGTGGAGATGTTCTCGTACGCCCACCCCGAGCGCTCCTGGGAGGAGCACGAGTTCCTGGTGCGCGTCGAGGAGGAGATCCTGCAGGGGCTCGGCATCCCCTACCGGGTGGTCCTGCTGGCGGGCGGCGATACCGGCGCGGCCTCGGCCAAAACCTACGACATCGAGGCGTGGATGCCCGGCCGCGGCGGGTGGGGGGAGGTGACCTCCTGCAGCAACACCACCGACTTCCAGGCGCGGCGCCTGGGTCTGCGCTTCCGGGAGGGGCGGCGGAGCGACTACGTGCACACGCTGAACGGGACGGCCGTGGCCACGAGCCGCGCGCTCATCGCCGTGCTGGAGAACTACCAGCAGGCCGACGGCAGCGTGGCCGTCCCGGAGGTGCTCCGGCCCTACCTCGACGGGCGGACGGTGCTGCGCCCGGTCACGCCCCGGCGCGCGATGACCCCCTCCTGACCCGGCCGGCTACTTGCTGTGCTTGTCGGCGACCTTGCTCGCCCCGTAGGCGTCCGGCTTGGTGACGGCGGCGTAGCCCGAGCCCGTCACCATGCCTACCACCTCGCGGATGATCCGCTTCGTCTCCCCCTTCTCCCCCACGTCCAGGTGGATCTCCACGGGGAGCTTGGAGTAGCCGTTGCGGGCCAGCTCCGCGGTGATGAGGCTGGCCGCCTCCAGGCTCAGCGCCGTCTCGAAGAGGATGCGCTGGCGCAGGCTCTCGATCTTGCGGTTGCGCAGCTTCCGGTAGAAGTACCGGCCCCCGTGGCCCACCCGGTGCACGACGATGGCAGTGACGAAGTGGGTCTCGTCCCCCAGCAGGGAGTCGGTGCCGATGATCAGGTGGTAGCGCTGGTCCGGCTCCTCCTCCATGAAAGCCACCAGGTGCCGGAACATCTGGCTGAAGGTCAGCTTCCCGTGCGTCGGGCTGACGAAGTCCATCGGTGATCGCTCCCTATCCAGTATAGCAGGCGGTTCGCGCCGTGGAGGGCGGTATAGCAGGCGGTTCGCGCCGTGGAGGGCCGGACGAGCCGGACGGACCCCAGGGCCGGACGAGCCGGAC from Armatimonadota bacterium harbors:
- a CDS encoding PilT/PilU family type 4a pilus ATPase is translated as MTAPDLHDLLRQMAAHDASDLYLKVGRPPILRVAGGLRPVEAPPLDAAAVTALTAPVMEERHRREFEEARRADIAYSAPGLGRFRVNVYVQRGTPAAVIRRVRSRIPSFEELRLPPAVAELALAPRGLVLVTGQTGSGKSTTLAAMVDYRNRQRPGHIVTVEDPIEFLHEDHRSLVSQREVGTDCPSFSQALRDALRQAPDVILIGEIRDEETAAAAVYFAETGHLVLSTLHASNAGQTLERLLHFFPPERHAGLALQLSLTLNGVLAQRLLPRADGQGRVVAVEVLLATPRVRELLRRGDLPGIRTAMQSPAGVAEGLQTFDHALYELIQAGLVDAETGLRAADSPNDLRLRLKGLR
- the serS gene encoding serine--tRNA ligase, which encodes MLDLRLIRRQPDLLRETLRRRGLDPALVDRVLALDERRRAVVQETEAARAAHKRLSAEVARLEGEAQAARLAEARALAERLRALEADLRAADEALETAVRALPNLLHATVPPGDAAANRVVRTWGAPPQFPFPPKDHVDLGTALGILDLERGAKVAGSRFYYLLGDGALLEMALVRYALDVLLRHGFLPVIPPVLVRPRVITGAWGGVAFDPQQTYLLPEDDLALIGTSEQSLAGLYMDETLEADRLPLRLAGISWCFRREAGSYGRDVRGLFRVHQFDKVEMFSYAHPERSWEEHEFLVRVEEEILQGLGIPYRVVLLAGGDTGAASAKTYDIEAWMPGRGGWGEVTSCSNTTDFQARRLGLRFREGRRSDYVHTLNGTAVATSRALIAVLENYQQADGSVAVPEVLRPYLDGRTVLRPVTPRRAMTPS
- the selD gene encoding selenide, water dikinase SelD, whose amino-acid sequence is MDDQRERIRLTATVACAGUASKLSPADLAQVLRHLPQPSDPRLLVGFEHGDDAAVYRLTDELALVQTVDVFTPVVDEPYHYGAIAVANALSDVYAKGARPLLGLNIVGWPRGKLPLTVLGEILQGGAAKAQEAGVLIVGGHTVDDPEPKYGLAVTGVVHPDRVVTNAGGRPGDVLVLTKPIGIGAITTGIKQGKASVEAAEAAIRLMGVLNRGAAEAMLEVGVHACTDVTGFGLLGHLHELALASGVAAVVEAGRVPVLPGAADLVRAGAVAGGTARNLEFLADWVQFDEAIPEEVRILLADAQTSGGLLMAVPPERVDRLEAALQHRGVPAAARIGTLVEGPPGHLSVSP
- a CDS encoding type IV pilus twitching motility protein PilT, with product MDIVDLLLLARERRASDLHLAPGMPPALRLQGRLVALEAPPLEPDETHRMLYDILTDEQKARFEATSDLDFAIELSRAGRFRVNAFVQRLGVAMVLRLIPSTVLTLDELGMPPVLKDLAMKERGLVLVTGPTGSGKSTTLAAMVDHMNTHRDDHIITIEDPIEFVHTPRRCRINQREVGVHTHSFSAALRSALREDPDIILVGEMRDLETIAQAITAAETGHLVLSTLHTNSAPQTISRIVDVFPPHQQEQVRAQLAEALLGVVAQTLVPALDGSGRVAALEVMVATPAIRNLIRENKTHQMLSAIQTGAREGMQSLDQALKALVKQRRIHLDEALKRAVDRDAFLHDRPAPLQPPSPSPIRR
- a CDS encoding ribonuclease H-like YkuK family protein; the protein is MDFVSPTHGKLTFSQMFRHLVAFMEEEPDQRYHLIIGTDSLLGDETHFVTAIVVHRVGHGGRYFYRKLRNRKIESLRQRILFETALSLEAASLITAELARNGYSKLPVEIHLDVGEKGETKRIIREVVGMVTGSGYAAVTKPDAYGASKVADKHSK
- a CDS encoding CPBP family intramembrane glutamic endopeptidase, which encodes WIAIELAVRLVLFVAVGTGLMELGWIPRTAVLPPGIFTLQMVMTGLALVILGWYFGRRLRGYPLGYRWDRSAVLAGILGGVLLVPLLSFGTHHLDQTLTGQIEPEERVTVVAWVLQIVANGVLGPVVEEFFWRGYIQGELGLTRTALLFAAKHSVVDFSLARPTSLLTGSFALGWLRLRWGTAASTIAHLILNLTASIMTPRMPG
- a CDS encoding archease; protein product: MSHVPSFETIDHTADVGLVAYGRDLPELFANAARGMFHFIVDPATVAERETRPVRATAEDLEGLLVAWLAELLVLFNGDGFLPARFHVETVTPTSLEAQVAGEPVDPARHAFRLDVKAVTYHGLRVERQDGLWRARIIFDV
- the gspE gene encoding type II secretion system ATPase GspE, with amino-acid sequence MAGSDGGSRPGQGLSVLEGERGWRRVASLGDALLAAGLLTPEQLVEAARRQQETSQHLARVILEMEVEPRREVAAAVAAHLGVEFATLSDRPPDAQLLALVPEHLARRYQAVPLEVAGGTLRLGMVDPLDVVALDDLRKVTGLDTVPVLITPEDFRLALGRYPALDRAVGDVLEEVRRDEPEGEAAVGHLRAVAEEAPIVRLAHSILVQAVRQRASDIHVEPQEREVVVRFRVDGTLHKVMAVPMQAHAALVSRLKIMANLDIAERRVPQDGRIEMALDGRAVDLRVSTVPSMWGESVVMRILDKGNAMVPIERLGFRPEARARFERLIAKPCGLILVTGPTGSGKTTTLYAALNRLNRPDVKILTIEDPVEYQLPGIVQVQVNPRAGLTFARGLRAFLRQDPDIIMLGEVRDEETARIAVQASLTGHLVLSTLHTNDAPSAVTRLADMGIEPFLVGASVLGVVAQRLVRALCVECREPYAPTPEVLARLGLEPAEAPVVYRPRGCPRCGGLGYRGRLGLYEVMTVDDALRDLIVRGAGAAALREAALAAGMRTLREEGLARALDGTTSLEEVLRVVLVD